A genomic region of Procambarus clarkii isolate CNS0578487 chromosome 30, FALCON_Pclarkii_2.0, whole genome shotgun sequence contains the following coding sequences:
- the LOC138370068 gene encoding uncharacterized protein, protein MYFKKQHAHYDVLEVPASSNNSATVSIDITSRSAATTFTADTTNRSAATTTFTADITSRSVTTATFTADTPSRSATTTTIAADTTSRSATTTTTFTAETTSRSDKTTNTNTVNTTSRNYTSLINN, encoded by the exons atgtacttTAAGAAGCAACATGCACACTACGATGTACTTGAGGTACCAGCAT CTTCTAATAACAGTGCTACAGTCTCTATTGATATTACAAGCAGGAGTGCTGCTACAACATTCACCGCTGATACTACAAACAGGAGTGCTGCTACTACTACATTCACTGCTGATATTACAAGCAGGAGTGTTACTACTGCTACATTCACTGCTGATACTCCAAGCAGGAGTGCTACTACCACTACAATCGCTGCTGATACTACAAGCAGgagtgctactactactactacattcaCTGCTGAAACTACAAGCAGGAGTGATAAAACTACCAATACCAACACTGTTAATACCACAAGCAGGAATTATACTAGTctcataaacaactaa